Proteins from one Betaproteobacteria bacterium genomic window:
- a CDS encoding DUF559 domain-containing protein, which produces MFEVGCRVSLRTMACAFEHAFVGSGSLDGIQRMQPPKTHVPAEPYGLVPWADQWAFLASVRRIGRDQIEGVVQEAERRGRVLGVRLPPQDDGEEEPWTAPPSRRRREAPIAGELPRTLRLVLGNQIYIAKEGLYPALRNRLLRLAAFQNPEFYKAQAMRLPTYGKRRVIACAEDHPHHIGLPRGCFDDVHDTLADLRIQPAIRDERYGGQPLQVSFQGELRPEQRTAADAMLAHDTGVLAATTAFGKTVIAAWLIAERAVNSLVLVHRRQLLDQWIERLAAFLGVPAQAIGQIGGGRSRPNGQLDVAVIQSLVRKGVVDDRVGEYGHVIVDECHHVSAPGFEQVARQVKARFVLGLSATLARKDGHHPIIFMQCGPVRHRVNARVQAAIRPFEHIVIVQPTNFQPIKEADPDKRVEFLTLYQDLVGDEPRTRRICEDVVESVRSGRSPLVLTERNDHLDRLERGLATSVPHVVVLRAGMGKKQRQAMAARLATIPREEARVILATGKHVGEGFDDPRLDTLFLTLPVSWRGTIAQYAGRLHRLYEGKRDVRIYDYADLNVPMLARMFDRRCRGYEGIGYRILLPASAIPGWPADVPLPTDPLWKRDYSGSVRRLVRDGVDTSLASLFLHAAQTVLPDSDGAARARSASEAFLYRRLETLSETKGRFRLNVSLPIAFDAVGRLEVDLLCADSRVAVELDGAQHLGDPVVYRRDRRKDQLLQQNGYLVLRFLAEDVGKELDLVLDGILRSLKHNAPARLT; this is translated from the coding sequence ATGTTCGAAGTGGGGTGCAGGGTCTCGCTCCGTACGATGGCATGCGCTTTCGAGCATGCCTTCGTAGGTAGCGGTAGTCTCGACGGTATCCAACGTATGCAACCGCCCAAAACTCACGTTCCTGCAGAGCCTTACGGCCTGGTCCCTTGGGCAGACCAATGGGCGTTTCTTGCAAGCGTGCGGAGGATAGGCCGAGATCAAATAGAAGGGGTTGTCCAGGAAGCGGAACGACGTGGTCGCGTCCTCGGCGTGCGCCTGCCGCCCCAGGACGACGGAGAAGAAGAGCCGTGGACAGCACCTCCCTCGCGCCGCCGCAGGGAAGCGCCGATCGCGGGCGAACTGCCTCGTACCCTGCGGCTGGTTCTCGGCAATCAGATCTATATCGCCAAAGAAGGGCTATATCCGGCTCTGCGGAACCGGCTGCTTCGGTTGGCGGCGTTTCAGAATCCGGAGTTCTACAAGGCGCAGGCGATGCGCTTGCCCACGTATGGCAAGCGGCGCGTGATCGCCTGTGCCGAGGATCACCCGCATCATATCGGCCTGCCGCGAGGCTGCTTCGACGACGTTCACGATACGCTCGCCGATCTGCGTATTCAGCCCGCCATTCGCGACGAGCGTTACGGCGGACAGCCTCTGCAGGTGAGCTTCCAGGGCGAACTGCGCCCTGAGCAAAGAACCGCGGCGGACGCGATGCTGGCGCACGACACAGGCGTGCTGGCAGCCACGACGGCGTTCGGGAAGACCGTGATCGCGGCTTGGCTCATCGCAGAGCGCGCTGTCAATTCGCTCGTGCTCGTGCATCGACGGCAACTGCTCGACCAATGGATCGAGCGACTCGCAGCGTTCCTTGGCGTGCCCGCACAAGCAATCGGTCAAATCGGCGGTGGGCGAAGCCGACCAAACGGGCAGCTCGATGTGGCCGTCATTCAGAGTCTCGTAAGAAAAGGCGTCGTCGATGATCGCGTGGGCGAGTATGGTCACGTGATAGTCGATGAGTGTCATCACGTGTCGGCGCCGGGTTTTGAGCAGGTGGCGCGTCAGGTCAAGGCGCGGTTTGTCTTGGGATTGTCTGCTACCTTGGCCCGCAAGGATGGACACCATCCGATCATCTTCATGCAGTGCGGACCCGTTCGCCATCGCGTGAACGCAAGGGTACAGGCGGCAATCCGGCCCTTTGAGCACATTGTGATCGTGCAACCGACGAACTTTCAGCCGATCAAGGAAGCTGACCCGGACAAGCGGGTCGAATTTCTGACTCTATACCAGGACCTGGTCGGCGACGAGCCGCGCACTCGACGCATCTGCGAGGATGTCGTCGAGTCCGTGCGTAGCGGGCGCTCGCCACTCGTGCTCACCGAGCGGAACGACCACCTCGATCGCCTCGAGCGCGGGCTCGCGACAAGCGTCCCTCACGTGGTGGTACTGCGCGCGGGGATGGGAAAAAAACAGCGACAGGCGATGGCCGCCCGGCTGGCGACCATCCCCCGCGAGGAAGCCAGGGTAATCCTGGCAACGGGTAAGCACGTGGGAGAGGGCTTTGACGATCCACGACTGGATACGTTGTTTCTGACGCTTCCTGTTTCGTGGCGAGGCACCATCGCCCAGTACGCCGGCCGGCTGCACCGTCTCTACGAGGGCAAGCGCGACGTCCGCATCTACGACTACGCAGACCTCAATGTGCCTATGCTGGCGCGGATGTTCGACCGGCGTTGTCGTGGCTATGAAGGAATTGGCTACAGGATCCTCCTGCCTGCCAGCGCCATCCCGGGGTGGCCTGCCGATGTGCCGCTACCGACCGATCCACTCTGGAAGCGCGATTACTCTGGCAGCGTACGCAGGCTCGTGCGCGATGGAGTTGACACGTCGCTCGCAAGTCTGTTCCTGCATGCTGCTCAGACGGTGCTTCCAGATTCCGACGGTGCCGCCCGAGCCCGGAGCGCGAGCGAAGCGTTTCTCTACAGACGGTTGGAGACCCTGTCGGAAACCAAAGGCCGTTTCCGCCTCAACGTTTCGCTGCCGATCGCGTTCGATGCTGTCGGAAGACTCGAGGTCGATCTCCTGTGCGCCGATTCCCGTGTGGCGGTTGAGTTGGACGGCGCGCAGCATCTCGGCGATCCCGTTGTATACCGACGCGACCGCCGTAAGGATCAGCTGTTGCAGCAGAACGGATACTTGGTGTTGCGCTTTCTTGCCGAAGACGTAGGCAAGGAGTTGGACCTCGTGCTGGACGGAATTCTGCGGTCACTCAAACACAATGCCCCAGCCCGACTGACCTGA
- a CDS encoding DEAD/DEAH box helicase: MVDRDPSSELRAENARLIALLKANGIQWRALPESVPPASTPGPSRLSTTDKVALFRRLFRGRTDVYPIRWESKTTAKSGYSPACANEWRAGVCEKPRIKCGDCSNRLLIPLSDAVLYDHLAGEHTVGVYPLLEDDTCYFLAIDFDEAEWREDARAFVQSCGELGVPVVLEISRSGKGAHAWVFFAGRVSARDARRLGTAIISHTCSRTRQLKLESYDRLFPNQDTMPKGGFGNLIALPLQKLPRENGCSVFVDAELHPYHDQWAFLASIHPMAPHDIEPTILRATGRTHPLDVTFIDEEDLVTPWKRSAPSTKQLPGTMPKSVTVTLSNLIYFEKAQLPQSLANRLIRLAAFQNPEFYRAQAMRMSVWDKPRVIGSAENYPQHIALPRGCLDAVQELLRDNGIRCELRDERYGGEPLEVAFVGKLRSDQRSAVAAMLSYDTGVLCAPTAFGKTVAAAAMIAKRGVNVLVLVHRTELLKQWQERLQAFLGIGKGTIGTIGGGKAKPTGKIDIAVMQSLSRQGEVNSLVENYGHVIVDECHHVGAVSFDAILKRTKAKYVLGLTATPFRRDGQQPIIFMQCGPIRHTAAKPAGAPRDLEVVAYSLHARIDLPTDAGIQDVFRHLANDQARTVAISAEIEHAFSQGRKVLVLTERTDHLDVISAVLDGKIPPPFVLHGRMSRKQRAALIGQLEALPPNAPRVLLATGKLVGEGFDHPPLDTLVLAMPVSWKGTLQQYAGRLHREHATKTDVRIIDFVDTDHPALLRMWDKRQRGYKAMGYRIRQ, translated from the coding sequence ATGGTTGACCGCGATCCATCTTCGGAATTAAGGGCCGAAAACGCCCGTCTGATCGCACTACTGAAAGCGAACGGCATTCAATGGCGCGCGCTGCCGGAGTCCGTGCCGCCAGCTTCAACGCCGGGGCCCTCACGGCTTTCCACTACCGATAAGGTTGCGCTGTTTCGCCGGTTGTTCCGGGGACGCACGGATGTCTACCCGATCCGTTGGGAGAGCAAGACCACGGCCAAGTCGGGTTACTCGCCGGCCTGCGCCAACGAGTGGCGTGCCGGTGTCTGCGAAAAGCCGCGCATCAAGTGCGGGGACTGTAGCAACCGACTACTGATCCCGCTGTCGGATGCGGTTCTTTACGACCATCTGGCTGGTGAGCACACGGTCGGCGTTTATCCCCTGCTGGAGGACGATACCTGCTATTTCCTTGCCATCGATTTCGACGAAGCCGAGTGGAGAGAGGACGCCCGCGCCTTCGTGCAGTCGTGTGGCGAACTTGGCGTACCCGTTGTCCTTGAGATTTCGCGCTCCGGCAAAGGGGCGCATGCCTGGGTGTTTTTCGCTGGCCGGGTCTCGGCCCGCGATGCCCGTCGCCTGGGCACGGCCATCATCAGCCACACCTGCTCGCGAACCCGGCAATTGAAGTTGGAGTCTTACGACCGCCTGTTTCCCAATCAGGACACGATGCCCAAGGGCGGCTTTGGCAACCTGATCGCTTTGCCCTTGCAGAAGCTGCCTCGTGAGAACGGCTGTAGCGTTTTCGTTGATGCGGAATTGCATCCCTACCACGACCAGTGGGCGTTCTTGGCGTCCATCCATCCGATGGCACCGCACGACATCGAGCCGACCATCCTGCGTGCCACGGGCAGGACGCATCCACTGGACGTCACTTTCATCGACGAAGAAGACTTGGTTACGCCGTGGAAGCGTTCGGCCCCGTCGACGAAGCAGCTGCCGGGGACAATGCCGAAGTCAGTCACTGTGACGTTGAGCAATCTCATCTACTTCGAGAAGGCGCAGCTGCCGCAATCGCTGGCCAACCGCCTGATCCGCCTTGCCGCGTTCCAGAACCCTGAGTTCTACAGGGCACAGGCGATGCGGATGTCGGTCTGGGACAAACCGCGCGTAATTGGCAGTGCCGAGAACTACCCGCAGCACATTGCCCTGCCGCGCGGATGCCTGGATGCCGTGCAGGAATTGCTGAGGGACAACGGTATCCGCTGCGAACTGCGTGATGAGCGTTACGGCGGAGAGCCACTGGAAGTCGCCTTCGTCGGTAAGCTGCGTTCCGATCAGCGATCGGCGGTTGCCGCAATGTTGAGCTATGACACTGGCGTGCTGTGCGCGCCTACCGCCTTCGGCAAGACGGTCGCGGCGGCAGCGATGATCGCCAAGCGTGGCGTGAACGTCCTGGTACTGGTACACCGCACCGAGTTGCTCAAACAGTGGCAGGAGCGTCTGCAGGCCTTCCTTGGCATCGGCAAGGGCACGATCGGAACAATCGGCGGCGGCAAAGCCAAGCCCACAGGGAAGATCGACATAGCGGTGATGCAGTCTCTGTCACGGCAGGGCGAGGTGAACTCGCTGGTCGAGAACTACGGTCACGTCATCGTGGACGAATGCCACCACGTCGGCGCGGTGTCATTTGACGCCATTCTGAAGCGCACCAAGGCGAAATACGTGCTCGGCCTGACCGCCACACCGTTCCGCCGCGACGGCCAGCAACCGATCATCTTCATGCAGTGTGGCCCGATTCGGCACACGGCAGCAAAACCTGCCGGCGCCCCGCGCGACCTGGAGGTGGTGGCGTATTCGCTACATGCACGCATCGACCTCCCGACTGACGCGGGAATTCAGGATGTGTTTCGGCACCTCGCCAACGATCAGGCTCGAACGGTCGCAATTTCCGCCGAAATCGAACACGCGTTCAGCCAAGGCCGCAAGGTGCTGGTGCTGACCGAGCGCACCGACCATCTCGATGTCATTTCGGCGGTATTGGATGGAAAGATTCCGCCACCGTTCGTACTGCATGGCCGGATGTCACGGAAGCAGCGAGCGGCGCTTATTGGGCAACTCGAGGCTCTACCACCGAACGCTCCGCGCGTACTGCTTGCGACCGGCAAGCTGGTAGGGGAGGGCTTCGACCATCCTCCTCTCGACACACTGGTTCTGGCGATGCCGGTTTCGTGGAAGGGAACCTTGCAGCAATACGCCGGGCGCTTGCATCGAGAGCATGCCACCAAGACAGACGTGCGAATCATCGATTTCGTTGACACGGACCACCCGGCGCTTCTACGAATGTGGGACAAGCGCCAGCGCGGATACAAGGCTATGGGGTATCGAATCAGGCAGTGA
- a CDS encoding patatin — translation MAAAIRRFAMRPKRRVLAIDGGGIKGMLAAAFLNTVETTTGKRIAHHFDLIAGTSTGGIIALALGLGLSAREIVDFYVREGPRIFDQTDTTRAKGVVQGWLAKMRAWRRRGQQFAWPKYEPEALREALTTAFGSRTLGDSTLRLVIPAYHGDKDDLYVFKTRHHPRLQVDWRERAVDVALATAAAPTYFRAHVMPNGAPLIDGGIWANNPAGVAAVEARSVLGWKDDDLFVLSLGCTEEIFDVPTSAGYKDLLLRSTELFMRGQSRASAGTAKLLCGHTEMAPRYFRYQPVVPQGKFALDSVAMIDRLRGLGASCARDALPPLEAFFLDTRAEPFVAVDRAAPHERSSALNTGDQVATGIGWHDSTKALRGAH, via the coding sequence GTGGCGGCCGCCATCCGGAGGTTCGCGATGCGGCCTAAACGGCGAGTCCTCGCGATCGACGGTGGAGGGATCAAGGGCATGCTCGCTGCGGCATTTCTCAACACTGTCGAGACCACAACCGGAAAGCGGATCGCCCACCATTTCGACTTGATCGCTGGCACGTCGACCGGGGGCATCATCGCGCTCGCCCTGGGGTTGGGTCTGTCAGCGCGCGAGATCGTCGACTTCTACGTCCGGGAGGGGCCTCGCATTTTCGATCAGACGGACACGACAAGGGCGAAGGGAGTTGTGCAAGGATGGTTGGCCAAGATGCGTGCGTGGAGACGCCGCGGCCAACAGTTTGCCTGGCCGAAGTACGAGCCGGAAGCCCTTCGTGAAGCGCTGACGACAGCCTTCGGGTCAAGGACTCTTGGCGATAGCACGTTACGTCTCGTGATTCCCGCCTACCATGGCGACAAGGACGATCTCTACGTCTTCAAGACTCGCCATCATCCCCGTCTGCAGGTGGACTGGCGGGAACGAGCAGTCGACGTCGCGCTGGCGACCGCGGCGGCGCCGACCTACTTTCGAGCGCACGTCATGCCGAACGGTGCGCCACTGATCGATGGTGGCATCTGGGCCAACAACCCCGCAGGTGTCGCCGCTGTCGAAGCACGGAGCGTGCTGGGCTGGAAGGACGATGACCTGTTCGTCTTGAGCTTGGGCTGCACCGAGGAGATCTTCGATGTCCCAACGTCAGCCGGCTACAAAGACCTATTGCTGAGGTCGACGGAGCTTTTCATGCGCGGGCAATCTCGAGCCTCGGCAGGCACTGCGAAACTATTGTGCGGCCACACGGAGATGGCACCGCGGTATTTCCGATACCAGCCCGTCGTCCCTCAAGGAAAGTTCGCGCTGGATAGCGTCGCGATGATCGACCGTCTACGAGGCCTTGGGGCGAGCTGTGCACGAGACGCTCTGCCGCCCCTTGAGGCATTCTTCTTGGACACGCGCGCTGAACCGTTCGTCGCGGTCGATCGTGCCGCTCCTCATGAGCGTTCATCAGCTTTGAACACGGGCGATCAAGTCGCAACCGGTATTGGGTGGCACGATTCGACTAAGGCACTCCGGGGCGCTCATTGA
- a CDS encoding ImmA/IrrE family metallo-endopeptidase codes for MRMELTREELGRRIRSARESCGLTQEQLGEFAGLNRVAIGQIEAGTRSVSSLELDRIAHAVGRDIKSFFADSFVERDALAALFRSDAELAEQADLVKALQDSLALGHEMTNLERLLEIDRVQLLTASYELPAPKSRWDAIQQGQKVATEERQRLGLGVAPIGDLSDLLESQGIRTAVVALPENISGLTLVDSTIGVFVVINAKHAAVRQRFSLAHEYGHVLLDRDRAGAISRAENRSDLLEVRANAFAAEFLMPADGVAQFVLAFGKGGASRAQIAVFDEAEAVQVEQRAAPGSQDIQLYDVALLAHHFGASRISALYRIKNLRLIDEREFQRLKAEEDSGAGQTIANFLAAPEAPLEDLSRDDFRRRFLALALEAYRRDEITRTKLAELAAMVHLGQNDLDVTLASAKLD; via the coding sequence ATGCGAATGGAACTGACGAGAGAGGAGCTAGGGCGGCGGATTCGGTCCGCCAGGGAAAGTTGCGGACTTACGCAGGAGCAACTGGGCGAATTCGCAGGGCTGAACCGGGTGGCGATTGGGCAGATCGAGGCTGGGACGCGCTCGGTTTCCAGTCTGGAGCTGGATCGAATCGCTCACGCCGTGGGGCGCGACATCAAGTCTTTCTTTGCAGATTCCTTCGTCGAGCGCGATGCGCTCGCAGCGCTTTTTCGTTCCGATGCCGAGCTCGCAGAGCAGGCCGATCTAGTGAAGGCGTTGCAAGACAGCCTGGCGCTAGGCCACGAGATGACCAATCTCGAGCGTTTGCTCGAAATAGACAGGGTTCAGCTGCTCACCGCGTCTTACGAATTGCCTGCTCCGAAATCGCGCTGGGACGCCATTCAGCAGGGCCAAAAGGTCGCCACCGAGGAACGGCAGAGGCTGGGGCTCGGCGTGGCGCCAATCGGTGACTTGAGCGATTTGCTCGAGTCTCAGGGGATTCGCACCGCGGTTGTCGCGCTCCCTGAAAATATCTCGGGATTGACGCTTGTCGACAGCACGATCGGCGTGTTCGTCGTGATCAACGCGAAACATGCGGCGGTCCGCCAGCGTTTCTCCCTGGCTCACGAGTACGGTCACGTGCTGCTGGATCGGGACCGAGCCGGTGCCATCAGCCGCGCGGAGAATCGTTCGGATCTCCTCGAAGTTCGCGCGAACGCATTCGCCGCGGAGTTTCTGATGCCGGCCGACGGTGTCGCGCAGTTCGTGCTCGCGTTTGGCAAGGGAGGGGCAAGCCGCGCGCAGATCGCCGTGTTCGACGAAGCCGAGGCGGTGCAGGTCGAGCAACGCGCCGCGCCCGGATCCCAGGACATCCAACTCTACGATGTTGCATTGCTCGCTCACCACTTCGGGGCGAGCCGGATCTCGGCGTTGTATCGCATCAAGAACCTTCGGCTGATCGACGAGCGCGAATTCCAGCGCCTCAAGGCCGAAGAAGACAGCGGAGCGGGGCAGACGATCGCGAACTTCCTCGCAGCACCGGAAGCTCCGCTGGAAGACTTGTCGCGCGACGATTTCCGTCGGCGCTTTCTTGCTCTTGCGCTGGAAGCCTATCGTCGAGACGAGATCACGCGCACGAAGCTTGCTGAACTAGCGGCCATGGTTCACTTAGGTCAGAACGATCTCGATGTCACCCTTGCTTCTGCGAAACTGGATTGA
- a CDS encoding nucleotidyltransferase: protein MHADPKLTELTSHKRRLLVGTLDALFAQIDLTDSQYETAKNRYEAVSAWLAEGESPFLKVASIYAQGSIAVGTANKPIGRAEFDVDLVCHLPSVGATSNPAAVKALIGDRLKAHATYASMLEQKRRCWRLCYANEFHLDITPSIPNPACGNGGELVPDRALSVWKPTNPKGYAARFEQYAALRPRLYLREAAVAAKRAEVEDFPEQEMRKPALKRIVQLLKRHRDVWFAAAKRSELAPISIILTTLAARSYAHCTARFAYADTYELILDVVRRISDFIVVEERNGRPFYFIENETTAGENFADKWNLDQLLPQTFYVWHRDAIAMLEELVGIDGKDRLGQVLQKSFGASQDAVRGAMAPLASAVGNARAAGSLLIAPSLGVVTSPAAGRVGVRPNTFFGR, encoded by the coding sequence ATGCACGCCGATCCCAAGTTGACCGAACTCACCTCGCACAAGCGGCGGTTACTGGTCGGAACACTCGATGCGCTGTTCGCGCAGATCGATTTGACCGACAGCCAGTACGAGACAGCGAAAAACCGGTACGAAGCCGTGAGCGCCTGGCTTGCAGAAGGCGAATCGCCGTTTCTGAAGGTCGCCTCGATCTACGCGCAGGGGTCAATTGCAGTTGGCACTGCCAACAAGCCGATCGGGCGCGCCGAATTCGACGTAGACCTTGTATGCCATCTGCCCTCCGTGGGTGCTACCTCCAATCCAGCTGCGGTCAAGGCACTGATCGGCGATCGACTGAAAGCCCATGCCACCTACGCTTCGATGCTCGAACAGAAGCGGCGCTGCTGGCGCCTGTGCTACGCGAACGAGTTCCACCTCGACATCACGCCGTCAATTCCCAACCCAGCATGCGGCAATGGCGGTGAGTTGGTGCCGGACAGGGCGCTGTCGGTGTGGAAGCCTACCAATCCAAAGGGATACGCGGCACGGTTCGAGCAGTATGCAGCGTTGCGGCCGAGGCTCTATCTGCGCGAGGCCGCGGTTGCGGCGAAACGCGCGGAGGTGGAGGACTTTCCAGAGCAGGAAATGCGCAAGCCTGCCTTGAAGCGGATTGTGCAGCTTCTGAAGCGGCATCGCGACGTGTGGTTTGCCGCCGCCAAGCGCAGCGAGCTCGCGCCCATCAGCATCATCCTGACGACCCTCGCAGCGCGGTCCTACGCACATTGCACCGCCCGGTTCGCCTACGCGGACACCTACGAACTGATTCTCGACGTGGTGCGCCGCATCTCCGATTTCATCGTGGTCGAGGAGCGAAACGGAAGGCCGTTCTACTTCATCGAGAACGAGACAACTGCCGGCGAGAACTTCGCCGACAAGTGGAATCTCGACCAGCTCCTTCCTCAAACCTTCTATGTCTGGCACAGGGATGCCATCGCCATGCTCGAAGAACTGGTCGGCATCGACGGAAAGGATCGACTCGGCCAAGTGCTTCAGAAATCCTTTGGCGCGAGTCAGGATGCTGTTCGGGGTGCAATGGCCCCGCTTGCTTCCGCAGTCGGCAATGCGCGGGCGGCAGGATCGCTGCTCATCGCGCCGAGCTTGGGCGTCGTCACGTCGCCTGCGGCTGGGCGCGTAGGCGTTCGCCCGAATACGTTCTTCGGCCGGTAG
- a CDS encoding nucleotidyl transferase AbiEii/AbiGii toxin family protein, with product MIPTAFLQAWSVKAPWPDLRQVEQDLIISRALCDLFNAPALKDKIAFRGGTAIHKLLFKQPLRYSEDIDLVQMQAEPIGATVDAIRDALSWLGRCQREQAGHSMHLVFKFTPEVDSQATLKLKIEINTREHTNLLGIKRYPFALENDWYRGTTEIASFEPEELFGTKLRALLQRRASRDLFDLHQGLEQLTLAPDKVIACFDHYLALEGNPITRAMAEQRMLEKLTRSLTEDITPLLPAGIRFGEADAIHAFERVWIELIARIGGEGWKLAEPVLEELRVKRFPGLLTSRDKLQRV from the coding sequence ATGATTCCCACCGCCTTCCTGCAGGCGTGGAGTGTCAAGGCGCCTTGGCCGGACTTGAGGCAGGTTGAGCAGGATCTGATCATCAGTCGCGCGCTGTGCGACCTGTTCAATGCGCCGGCGTTGAAGGACAAGATAGCGTTCCGCGGCGGAACGGCCATCCACAAACTGCTGTTCAAGCAGCCGCTGCGCTATTCGGAAGATATCGACCTGGTGCAGATGCAGGCCGAACCCATCGGTGCAACGGTCGATGCAATTCGCGACGCATTGTCGTGGCTTGGAAGATGCCAAAGGGAGCAGGCAGGTCACTCGATGCATCTGGTGTTCAAGTTCACGCCCGAGGTCGATTCGCAGGCAACGCTCAAGCTCAAGATCGAGATCAACACTCGGGAGCACACGAACCTGCTCGGCATCAAGCGGTACCCCTTTGCATTAGAAAACGACTGGTACCGAGGAACCACCGAGATCGCGTCTTTCGAGCCCGAGGAGCTGTTCGGCACGAAGCTGCGCGCGCTGCTGCAGCGACGCGCGAGCCGCGACCTGTTCGACTTGCATCAGGGACTGGAGCAACTAACGCTGGCCCCGGACAAGGTCATTGCATGCTTTGACCACTACTTAGCACTTGAAGGCAACCCGATCACCCGCGCGATGGCCGAGCAGCGCATGCTGGAAAAACTCACCCGGAGCCTGACAGAGGACATCACGCCACTGCTGCCGGCGGGTATTCGTTTTGGAGAGGCGGATGCGATCCATGCGTTCGAGCGGGTTTGGATCGAGCTGATTGCGAGGATCGGCGGAGAGGGGTGGAAGCTCGCGGAACCGGTGCTCGAAGAATTGCGCGTGAAAAGATTTCCGGGACTGCTGACGTCACGGGATAAGTTGCAGCGTGTGTGA